The following is a genomic window from Pygocentrus nattereri isolate fPygNat1 chromosome 8, fPygNat1.pri, whole genome shotgun sequence.
ggcagaaccgggaggaaacaaaacaaagaagcacatggacatgtaaacaaatgtacatggaagactgggaggggccaatcgtgacacttagAACCTCCACTGCCATCATATAAGCTATTCAGCACATGAGTAttttgtttggtctgatacTTTTGTATTTCTACTTACGTTGTTGTTTTGGAAAGGAACTTTTACCTTTACTTGTgtcattatttcactgaagtaacAACACTATAACTCGAGTTTGGGTTTAGGTTGCTCTACCCACATCTGCAATTTAGTTAGATCAgctgtgttggagcaggaacacactaaaacacacaaaacacaaaggtTCGGTCATTTATAAGCTCTATGATAGGTTGTACCTTTTCTTCCTCCTTCTTGACCGTTTTGAGGTTGGCTTTGAAGTCCACAGACTCCTTGACCTTGGAGCCAAGAAGAGCGCCCAGCATGGCATCAGCTGAAATCTTCACCCTTCTCAGCGCAGGTCTCTTCATTTTGCCCTTCAGCTCAAAGATTTTATGGGACAGATCTTCAATCTGAACTCAACACATGTTTATTTAGTTGCTAGTGAGAAAACTCATGAATAGAGTTAGAAGTGCAGAGCATTATGAAAAGTCAGacatcacccttcatttaagCTCCAGGCAGAGCAGCCACTAAGTGTAAGTTATTCACATTTCAGTGTCAGTAAAAACAGTAACATTCATTTAGTAGAAAATCACACAATAGACaattcaacaactaaatatatttttacatttttaactgtCCATCCTTTACAACTTCCATTCTAATTAGGAAGGGATCTGCAGGGGTATTtatccacacctccaaagttcagtcttagaagttattttcttcattttaagtgatgttgaggcctggactgtggggtggtcagttcattgttctgagaacaccaacagcttctttgtttgatttgtaaattttcttcttttttctcaatTTCTCTTTGCTCAGTACCAGCctcttcacagctacacatactttaagactcatagtgctgagcagtcttctcacagtggaaggatggacagaaaaacctgtggatgttttcagatctaacGCAAGAgttgagcttgattttctcctctctcaaagatgacaggtttaagtgctgtttatctgatggggacaggtttagtggtctaccaggtcttgcacagttgttaggagtcttattTTCTCTATAACATctgatcattttttgaactccagttttggaaactcctgttttttctattattttcctTTGGCTTTTCTCTTCATTCTGCAAGTGGATTAATTGATTTGAATAGTGGATTATTCTAATTCCAATaacctgtacttaatggctgttttgactaaaaattaaataaattaagggtggcctctgacttttgcacagtactatatgttCAGAAGGAGCCAGTGTAGCTGGAACATGTacctctttttcatttttggttACTTTGGCTGCGATGTCGTATCTCTCTTCATCTACTACATCAATCTTTTGGTGCAGTTCTCTACACAGAGCCTGAAGATCATTTACAAAGATAGAGACAAACATTTAGATACAAATTTTAGAGGTTAGACATTGAACCCtttattttatgctaaatgtatttagcgtaattaaaaataaatgaattcagtGAAAATATAATACAGAACATAAATCAATCATTACTTTCCAACATTAGTCACTGTTTAAATATCACAGCTCCATTAGATTCAAAACATGTCATGTTATGTCAAAGCAACCCATCGAACCTGCAGCTCCTGCACAGACAGGCCAGACAGCTGAAGAGGAGGCACTCTCTCGTTCAgaactctttccctctccctctgtttctcttcctTCTCATTTGTGATCAGTGTGCTTGCTTTCTTCAATATTTTAGTCTGAGAGAAAGAATCATGTTAGAACTCTGCCAGAGTGTCACTTAACTGCAGTGTAGTGCAGCATACTTGCAATACAACTTAATGTTGTAATGTAATTGtaatgtccaaaagtatccagacacacTTCTAATATGTAAATTGGGGAATTTCAAGTGTACCAATTGCTAACGCATGCATTCACTTCTGCCCATAGCTTGTGTaatcttcatagaaaagcattgctaatAGAATAGGATACTCTAGTGCAGCCACACAGGggcctaagatcaccatgcccaatgccaagcatcagcgaGAGGAGTATAAAGCACCCCTAAAGCAgtacctttgagatgagttggagtgatctaGGACTTATCATTCAACATCAGAACCCTCAATTAATggtcttgtggctgaatgcaatcaaatcatcacagcaatgttccaatatcCAGTGTAAAACTTCCccagaagaacagaagctgttaACTGCAGTGAAGTGAGGACAAATTTATGAAATCTATTAATAACCTTTATGTAAGAGGAATttttggatgagcaggtgtctgcatacttttggaCATTCAGCATATTTGCAAGTATTGAAAGTAACGTCagcatttttctgaaatgtaaGCAATACAAAGACTAACCTTCAGGAACAGCCTTCGTGATGCTGAAATCTTAGGTTTCGGTTTCTAAAAACATGAATGTACAATTTCATTGAGCTTGTATTTTCCCTTGTATGgtacattacttttaattaatATTGCTTATCCATGTTGCCTCAGGTTAACAAATTAATTTTCCTGGTGTTGCAATCTCATGACATATATTTATTGAAATTCAAAGGGTGAATAATGAAAGGAGGGGTTTGACTAAACCAATTAAATGTTTGTAGTTGGTGACAATGTCCCTTGGAGGGAATTTAAAAACTTCTTTCTAGCGTGATGCAGCTTATGGAAGACACATGAACTGGAAAAGTCCCTTAACAAAAACAATTGTTCAACATTTTTCATCCACCCAAAATGTGAATCACAGCCTTTGGTAAGaggtttattttttaacattttgtgtgtataaattgttttattttttatgttataaAAATAGCTTAAATATCtatgttgcctagaagcaacattctGCAAGAGTGGAATAGATATAGTCAATAGCAAGTGCTTTTCTAATGTAGTAtgttttactttaaataaaacCAGCTAGAATTTGTGGTAGATCAAACAAATTGTGTGGTCACTCATTTGTacttcaaatattaacattaaaatgcatttttggaAAACTGGTTTTGATTTACTAAACAGGTGCTTTTTATGCCCATGTCCACTTCTGTAACTTTGTCACAAAGCACTGACTGCTGAAAACAGGTGCTGAGAACAAACAGGCATAGAAGCGTTTTGACAACCAGTGATGAAAAAATCAGGACTTTGTAGACTTACCGGTCTAGAGTTGTAGAAGACAGATGAGAGGAATAGTAAGAAAAATTGTAAAGtcaataaaaatacatgttacATAATCTACTGGCAATAAGAGTTTACTGAAAAGGTACTTACGCCTCAGACATTGTGATTTTAAGTGCTTCCTATGAAAACCAATGAAAAGGAAATCTCTGTGACCAATCAGACTTTGGTATCCAAGTCATTCATTAACTCTCTCATCTCCAGCTGACTTCTGCAAAACTAACTCTGTACAACCATTTATCAAAACTCAAATATGGAAACAAATATGGAACACATTCATAGATAAAACTCCCTTTAGATACACGCATTTAAATTGCAACATGAGCATTGCAAAGAGCATAAAAAGGTTGATAGTATAATAAGATCTAGAAAAGAAAGGTAAAGAGATTGAAGATCCAGAAGATCTGACTGTATTGCTTAAAGAAATAACCACTGAGTTGCCATATACCAGTCTTTTCTACAGCTCGGTGAAAATGCTCAATAAATGTTGAGAGCACATACCTGAACTGTGCAAGAAAACCCCAAGAGAGTGAGTAGAGTGTAACAGTGCCAGCTCCTGAGGAAGCACAATCAAGTTTTATGGCTTCAATGGCCTTCTGTGAGTGGCTCACTAAAATAGACTAGACCGCTTGAAGCTCACTTTACTTAGAAGCAGCAAAACACAATTGCGTGCTTTGCCTAGACCCAGGCCCCTTCCTTTTGTCATTGTTTGACCCTACAAGGGAGCAGAGCCTTAGGCAAAGCCTGCCAGTGTGAATGTGAGGCCTAAGGGTGCAACAACGCAAACCTTTGTTTATCAAGTAAATAGTAGGAATGTGGCAATTAATGGAAATGAACTCAATAATTGGTTGGATTCCATATTTTTGGGGTTATGTTCAGGAACTGATATGAAGAACACTTCACAGAGTCTGAATGGGTAGCAGAGCATCTGTATGAACACAGGCATTATGTGGTTATCCAAGACTGTCAGCATGCTGAAGCATTTACACAGCAGCACATTTGCCACAGTGGAAGTGAAGCTTGTTATTGAGAGACACCAGTGGGTTAACAGTGGAagcatacattaaaaaaaaacccaccacaCCTATTTCATCTGAGCATTGCATCATGTTTATTGTGGAATGCCATTATACTGTGATTGCATTTTCATTTGGCTGTAAAGAATTGCAATATCTGGCATCATTACACTACACAACAATACAGAGAGTCAACAAGTCACAAAATTGACCACTTATCCGTTTATCCAtacaaacaataacaaatcaTTGCTAATCATCCTGATTTTACTTACACCTGCTACTATACTGTATTGCAACGCACAAAAATATCACAGTGTATTTTTGTGCAACAGGAATAAAGTAAATATAGACAGATTAAATATATGCTAACAATCACTAGCTTCAGTTCTGACACACAAATTTTTGCAAAATTTACCCAAAATCATAAAAACATATAAACCAAATATTTTACATGGATAGATCAACACAGTGATTGTCACATTGAATCTGCACATTTTTGatattcttgtttgaggtttcAATTTCGGCAAATGTCACAGGTGTCTTCTGATCTTGGCATAGCTTGTTCTTGTGTAAGCCACCTGTTTGTTGCATGAGGTTGAATTAGTAATGGAAAGACATCATATTTGGGCTCATTCATTCATGCAATGCAAATAAAATTGAGCCTAAATATAACTGATCAGCCATTTGGTGCCTGAAGTTTTCTCCTTTAGTTTCACATTAGAGCTAAAGTAAggataatgtagctaacaagtaatagactAGTAATAGActggctataagcttccattacttctaAGCTTATCcttgtagctctagtgcaaaaaATCTAGAAGAAatcttcagacaccaaatatgtttTAGCTGATCATCATTTGGGGGAATTGAGAAATCTGTATCAGTTTGATTTCACACCGAACGGTTGCTTTAAGGCTGACAGTGAAGTGACACTGTTCATGCTACTGCTTTCATGTACCTTTTACTGCCCAGCATCAAACAGCTTCTTCCTGCCCTCCATGCCAGACATGGCCTCCACATTCTTACGCCAGTCAGTCACCTCCTCTTTCTGTGTGAACAGACACCAATGGGAGGAGTTCTCATTTTAGACTCCCAAGGAAAAGATGAAAGTAGTGCAGTAGATTCATGATCAGTTACTTTTTAATAGCTCTTAGTGGAAGAGTGGTAGGTAAAGACAAATGCCCTAccttctcctcttctttcttgACTGTCTTCAAGTTGGCTTTAAAGTCAGCCTTTGATGATAGTTTGGATTCAGTCAGGGCGCCCAGCATGGCATCTGCAGATTTTTTCACCCTTTTCAGTTTGGTTCTGTTCATAGTGCCCTTCATTTCTCCAATCTTTTGTGTCAGAATCTGGATCTGCAGTGAACACAGCACAACAGTACTTTACTAGAACAAGAATGAAggactgtgttttttttgtttgtttgttttttttttttatcttaaccAAAATGCTTAGTATTCAGAACTAGCTTTTATTCCTTTAGCAGCAACATTCGCAGTTTTTCCTGAGTGGTTTGGGCTCCTTTATTATGCAGTAGGGCTGATGCAATTAATCAATTAACATCAATTACTCATTCAAAAGatgttaataatttaaaatgctTAAGATGTATGAATTGGCTCAATGAATCATCTTAGTGATGAGTTTTGAGTATGGATGATAAACAGAGTATGTGTAGGTCattataaagctgtgtttagcagattctccacaagggggcactcAAGTTGCTTTTGCTCTCATCACACATAAGGAAACCCACACAAGCAGGATCTCACAAATGCATGCGTGCATAGTTACAAAATTCATGTATATGACGAAAATGTGTATATTAAGAAAGTGTTGcaattttttacaaaaaaagttaaataaagctCTCCtttttacaatttacaattttTCAGTTATCAGTATCACCAAAGCAGCATTTACATCGCTGCATGCTACCATCAATCGTGCTAAAATACATGGAACAAGACTTGTTTTCATATTAAGACAGGTAAACACAGCATTAGCTTGTTCTACTCTTTCTTCTGAAAGTAAGAACCTGATCTGAGCTGCTATTGAGCATGCTATTGATGAGAGAGTGGCCAGACTGATTTGAACTGAGAGAAAGGCTGTCAGTTCAGACCAGTAGCTAACTCGGTACACTCTGTACAAATGTGATGAgtggaaaagcatctcagaatgcacaacacgTAGAatcttgaggtggatgggctacaacagcagaacactATATCAGTTTCCTCTTCTATCTGCCAACAAAACAGCTGAACCTGCAGcgggcacaggctcaccaaaactggacagctgaagactggaaaaatgtaAGCCGGTCTAATGAATCTCaatttctgctgaggcacacagatagggtcagaatttggcagaAACAGCCTGAATCCATGGACAAACTTATCTTGTGtgaacagtccaggctggtggaggtggtgtaatggtgtggggaatgttttctcAGCACTCTTTTGGCCTGTTAATATTtgcttgaatgccacagccttTTTTAGTATTGCTGCTGAATGTCCCTTCAGTTTGAGTCGTCTCAAACTGGTGTCATGAACATGACAGTGActtcagtgttcttcagtggtcctTCCAGTCACTGGATCTGAATCCAAcagaaaacctttgggatgtggtggagcGGAGATTCACAGCATAAAGGTGCAcagaaaaatctgcaggaattgcaTGATGTCAATATGGAtcagaatctcaaaggaatgtttTCCAATATCTTGTTGAATCCTAGCAAATAGAACTGAGGCTCttttgagagcaaagggagGCTCTACCCAGTATTAATAGAATGTTCCTGATAAAGTGCTTGATGAATGTATTTGGGAATCTTTGAAAAGCTCTATGAAGTATGTTACGTTAAGCCAGTTTTTATTGTAACTGATAGAGAGAGCCCTACTGTCTTCCTGTATGATGTAACATGACAAAGGGATacctctttttcatttttggccACTTTAACTTCAAGGTCGTATCGTGCTTCGTCAACAATGTCAATCTTGTGGTGGAGATCTTTGCAGAGCTCCTGGGAAGAAATTTTCAGACATTTCAGAAGCCATCAACTACACAACTCAGTCACATGGTTATCTTTCACACTGCTGGAAGTAATTTGGTAACAGCAACTACCTGCAGCTCCTGTACAGACAGACCGGACAGTTTAAGTGGAGGAACTCTCTCGTTCAAGGCACTTTCCCTCTCATGCTTGCTCTGTTCTTTCTCAGCGATGAGCATAGACACAGCTTTCTTAAGGAGCTTGCTCTGTTGAGTAACAGGTTAGACAGTGAGAAAGCTGTACCAACAAAAATTGGTCCAGTAAACAGTGTAAGTCCTCATTCTGACTGACTGTAAAGTAATTGTTATCTATGGCACTTAGGCCACCTAATTTAGGTTGGTGAAATCATTAGATATATAACCACAGCACTTACTTTTAAGAATAGCCGGCG
Proteins encoded in this region:
- the LOC108419366 gene encoding troponin I, slow skeletal muscle-like isoform X1; amino-acid sequence: MAQSLTLILLTWTAEHTEEGIERTEVMSEGPKKSKYSATRRLFLKSKLLKKAVSMLIAEKEQSKHERESALNERVPPLKLSGLSVQELQELCKDLHHKIDIVDEARYDLEVKVAKNEKEIQILTQKIGEMKGTMNRTKLKRVKKSADAMLGALTESKLSSKADFKANLKTVKKEEEKKEEVTDWRKNVEAMSGMEGRKKLFDAGQ
- the LOC108419366 gene encoding troponin I, slow skeletal muscle-like isoform X2 encodes the protein MSEGPKKSKYSATRRLFLKSKLLKKAVSMLIAEKEQSKHERESALNERVPPLKLSGLSVQELQELCKDLHHKIDIVDEARYDLEVKVAKNEKEIQILTQKIGEMKGTMNRTKLKRVKKSADAMLGALTESKLSSKADFKANLKTVKKEEEKKEEVTDWRKNVEAMSGMEGRKKLFDAGQ
- the LOC108416834 gene encoding troponin I, slow skeletal muscle-like, giving the protein MSEAPKPKPKISASRRLFLKTKILKKASTLITNEKEEKQRERERVLNERVPPLQLSGLSVQELQALCRELHQKIDVVDEERYDIAAKVTKNEKEIEDLSHKIFELKGKMKRPALRRVKISADAMLGALLGSKVKESVDFKANLKTVKKEEEKKEEVTDWRKNVEAMSGMEGRKKLFDAGGQ